The Oscillatoria acuminata PCC 6304 genomic interval ATGAGGCATCACCAACTCCTGATAAGCCCGACTCATCCAACAGGCATCGGCAATTAAAAAATAACTTTGCTGATTCTCATGGGTCAAAAATAACCCCAACTGACCCGTAGCATGACCCGGTAATTCCACCGCCAACAGACTCCCATCTCCAAACAGGTCAAATCCCGACTCGAATGGAGCATATTGGGGAGGGAGTGCAACTTGCGGTTTATTCTCTACAAATACGGCCCGTTCCTCAAAATTTGAAGGCAGAAGACCCGCCAGAAATCCTGCTTTTAAAGCTCCAAATCCTTGCTTGTTTTTAACTGCTGCATAGGCCGATTTTAAACAGACAAACCGAGCATCAGAAAAGTCCCGCAATCCCCCAATATGATCCGCATGAAAGTGAGAAATAATAATACTTTTAACCGCTGTTGGCGAAATTCCCTGCTCTTGTAATTGAGTCAAAGCACTTTCTTCCGGTGGAACTGATACCGGAGTAGTCAGAGCATAGAGACGCAAAGGAAAGCGCCGGGTTTCTTGAAAAAAGCGCTGGGAATAACCTGTATCATATAATATCGCTCCCCCAGATGGGTGCAGAATGAGGGCAAAAACTGAGGGAAACAGCGCCGATTTCCACTGCCCATCCCGAATGACGATCGCCTCGGGATGAGTACAAGAGCCACCTTTGAAAAATTTAATCTTGATAGACATTTTAGCTTGATTTTGAAGAATTGTTTAACTTGTTGTTTGACAATTTATCACCTCTTTAATCCCGTTAAATCGGCAATCCTGAAGGATGATTACGAATCCAGTCCTTTGCAAAAATATCCAGCCCCTCTTCTAGGGTGATTTTGGGTGTATAGCCTAATTCAGTTTGCGCCGATGTAATATCTAAAGTTTGGCTAAAACTCAGGACTCCTACAGTATAGCGGGTGAGCAGGGGTTCTCTACCCAACCCGAGAGTTTTTGCCAAGAGTTCCATTGCCGATGCAGTCCAGTCAGCAGCGCGATAGGAAATCGGTTTTAATTTTAACGGCAATTCCAGTTTTATGAACAATTGCTTTAATAAATCAATCAGTTGGGTTGGTTCTCCATTGGTGATATTAAAGGTGCGCCCCAGTAAATGATTGGGGGCATTTTGGCACAAAATTAGAGCATCAACAACATTGTCAATATAGGTCATATCAATGCAGGCTTTTCCTTGGTTAATCAATGGAATTCCCAGCTTTTGATTTGCTCTAATTAAGCGCGGAAAAATTGCCGAGTCTCCGGGTCCAAAAATGCCCCGAGGTCGGATGCTGATCACGGGTAAGCCGCCCTGGGAGGCTTTATGGAGTTCCTCCTCGGCTTGTCGTTTAGTGTGAGCATAGGCGTTGACGGGTTGGGCTGGGAGTGGAGTGGTTTCGGGAATATTGAGGCGATCGCAAAACTCAAAATACACGCTAGGAGTAGAAACATGAATCAACCTGCGGACCTGGTGAGTCTCACATCCTTGGATAATGTTTCGGGTCCCGATGACGTTAGCTTGATAAAACGCCTGATATTTCCCCCAAGGCGATGAGAGGGCGGCACAATGAAAGATATAATCTTGTCCCAAACAAGCGGCTACAGTGGATTCGCGATCCCCTAGATCAACCGGCAAAAATTGCATCCCTTGCGTCTTCATTTGTTCACCCTTGATGGAGTTACGGCCCAAAACACTAACTTCATAGCCCAGGGTTCGCAATCGAACCGCCAAGTTTTGTCCCAAAAACCCGGTCCCTCCGGTTACTAAAACTTTCATGAGAATTGATTAAAACAAGAGTTTCCTAATTATTTTATAACAAAATTCAGCCAAACCCCAAGCCTCAATCTGATAAAATTCAAAAGATATTTCAATGGAGGTTGCGATGAAAATTTTATTCACCGTTATTCCGGCAGCAGGACATCTAAACCCCACGATTCCCATTGCTCAAGCGTTACAACAGCGGGGCCATGAAATCCTTTACGCCACCGGCAGGGAAAAAATTGCCCTATTGAACCGAATCGGAATTCCTACTCATCTAATTCTGCCGGGAAAAGCCGACAGCATCGAGCAGGTGTATGAACCGATTCAAGACTATCTCAATAGTTATAATCCCTATCATATTTATTTAGAAATTGACTATCTTCTTAATTTCATGTTAGCTGTCATGGAGGAATTGCAGGAATTAGCTGACCGTTGGAAACCGGATATAATTGTGAGTGATTTTTGCACGCCCGTGGGTGCAGCTTTAGCTAAAAAACTAGGAATTCCTTGGGTGACGACGACACCGACCCCCGCCTGCATCCGGACTCGCAAAGGGACACCCAGCAATCTCGGAGGACTATCGCTGCCTCGTCACTGGGGCCATCATCTGCGGGATTTTGGCGGCAGATTGTTACTAGAAATACTCCGTTCAGGATTAAGTTTCGCCTTTCAAAAAAGATGGAACGAATTAGGATTGACCATTAATGGTCCTAATTATAGTGATGGTTTGTACTCCCCTTATGCGATTCTCTGTCTTGTTCCGGGAGAACTGGAGTATCCCCGAGATTGGCCCCGGCAATGTCATGCGATCGGGTCAATTTCTTGGTCGGAATCTCATCAAATCAGGCCAGAAGATTGGCAATTTCTTCAGTCACCCAGACCCAAAATATTGGTGACAATGGGAACTCATCATCGGGATGAAAAATCTCTGTTATTTCCGAAATTGGTCAAATGGCTGGAGTCTCTCCCCTATCGGTTCCTGTTTACTTGGGGCGGGAGTTCTCCTTTGGTTGAGGCAGAAACACCCTCCAATCATATCCAATTTACCCCCTATGTTCCCTATTCAGAGGTGTTAAAATATGTGGATGCGGTTATTCATCATGGCGGAGCGGGAATTACCTGTAGCTGCCTGACAATGGGACGTCCAGCCCTGGTTATTCCCCAAGGATTTGACCAACCGGATAATGCTCAAAGGGTGGTGGAATTAGGGGCAGGAATTCGCCTGAATCCTCGGCATTTAACTCAAAAAACCCTCTGTCAAGCGGTTGAAAACCTGTTGCAAAATCCCACCTATCAGGAACAAACTAGGCGACTATCCGAGGCGATCGCTGGCCATTATTCCCCAGTGGAGAATGCGGTGGCTATTATTGAAACCGTGGGACGGACTCACCAGCCCTTGTATCGCACCTCTACCCCATTGTCTTGCCACACCTGGAGTTCGGTGATGACATCCAGGGTCAATGCTTGATAGGTTTTAGGGGAGAGGGGATCGGGGGATTCGGGGGCAAGGCGACTGCTCAAATAGCTGAGATGTCCATGTTCCCCAGTCCAATGCTGGGTAAACCGATGTTCTTCTTGCGCTTTCTTTAATGACCCCCACCTTCCTAAACGTCCGGGAAAAAGCAGTTCAGGCCATTTAGCCCATCCATCTTTTGTCCCGATTAAATGACAAAAATGCGCCACCGAATTCAACCCCGCAGAAGCTCTAAAAACCCCGCCATAGGATATAATAATTAACCGCACTTGCCAGCATTCCGTGAGAATAGGGGCGGCGGCTAAAGCAAGACTCGCACCGGCACTCCCACAGATAAAAATCAAGGTACTATTTGCCGATCGCGGCTGACCAATGCGATGGCTAATACAACGCGCCACTGCCCTCCCATACTGTTTTTCTAGGACAATAGTGAGCAGGGTTTGCCAAAAATTGTGCAGAGACATCACCCAGAACGGGGCTTCTTTAAATCCCAGAGATCGCCAAGCATCGAATTTAGCCCACTTGCAGGCGGTTAATCCATCATAGGGAAAGGGTTCCGCTACCATCCTATCCACCCCTAATCGCTGCTCTAGTTCCTCTAAAAAATTGATTTGTTCCCGGGTTAAAGTCTCAGCACCATAGTCACTAATTCCCGTTAAAAAAACCAGGGCTTTTGTCCAATTTCCCGGTACAGGTTCCCGGGAGTTTACCTGTTTGTGCCAGCAGTACCACCAACCGAGGGTTTCCCCACAGGTTCCCCCCAAAGCTAGGACAACCCAAATAATCCCTATCCAAATCATGATTTTCTTCGGTGGATTAAAGTAAATCCTCCATCCGGGTTCACCTCCATAATATGGCCGCGCCAGTTGATTTTTCGAGGGGAAAATAAGGACAGAAAAATTTGGAACGGGAGTAAAATTTGCACCCCCAAAATCCAGCTAATTTTGGCCAAGGGAGTAGCATCATTTAAGTATTGGTGATTAAAATCTATCATCATCCCCGCATTCAATCCCAAATAGAGCAGTGCGAACCAGATAGAATCCCTGCCGGGAAACAGGAACGCCCCGATGACGACGAACAGGGGAAAGAAATTAGGCAACAGCACCAAACTATAGAAAATGCTGAGTTCCCGCAAGTTAGCCGATCGCATCAGAGACACTTGGGGAAAAATAAACCAGCGATTAATCAAGTTGAAATAATTCGATCCATTGTCCACCTGGGTGCTAATTCCATGACGGAGTTTGGTTTGAGCGAGTTGATACCCGTGATCGCGAAAACGTTGGGCGATCGCATAATCATCACACAGAGAATTTTCCA includes:
- a CDS encoding MBL fold metallo-hydrolase, which translates into the protein MSIKIKFFKGGSCTHPEAIVIRDGQWKSALFPSVFALILHPSGGAILYDTGYSQRFFQETRRFPLRLYALTTPVSVPPEESALTQLQEQGISPTAVKSIIISHFHADHIGGLRDFSDARFVCLKSAYAAVKNKQGFGALKAGFLAGLLPSNFEERAVFVENKPQVALPPQYAPFESGFDLFGDGSLLAVELPGHATGQLGLFLTHENQQSYFLIADACWMSRAYQELVMPHAIANLIFANSQDYQTTLKKIHQLHKHNAELKIIPTHCQETWAMLQSSQ
- a CDS encoding NAD-dependent epimerase/dehydratase family protein yields the protein MKVLVTGGTGFLGQNLAVRLRTLGYEVSVLGRNSIKGEQMKTQGMQFLPVDLGDRESTVAACLGQDYIFHCAALSSPWGKYQAFYQANVIGTRNIIQGCETHQVRRLIHVSTPSVYFEFCDRLNIPETTPLPAQPVNAYAHTKRQAEEELHKASQGGLPVISIRPRGIFGPGDSAIFPRLIRANQKLGIPLINQGKACIDMTYIDNVVDALILCQNAPNHLLGRTFNITNGEPTQLIDLLKQLFIKLELPLKLKPISYRAADWTASAMELLAKTLGLGREPLLTRYTVGVLSFSQTLDITSAQTELGYTPKITLEEGLDIFAKDWIRNHPSGLPI
- a CDS encoding glycosyltransferase; the encoded protein is MKILFTVIPAAGHLNPTIPIAQALQQRGHEILYATGREKIALLNRIGIPTHLILPGKADSIEQVYEPIQDYLNSYNPYHIYLEIDYLLNFMLAVMEELQELADRWKPDIIVSDFCTPVGAALAKKLGIPWVTTTPTPACIRTRKGTPSNLGGLSLPRHWGHHLRDFGGRLLLEILRSGLSFAFQKRWNELGLTINGPNYSDGLYSPYAILCLVPGELEYPRDWPRQCHAIGSISWSESHQIRPEDWQFLQSPRPKILVTMGTHHRDEKSLLFPKLVKWLESLPYRFLFTWGGSSPLVEAETPSNHIQFTPYVPYSEVLKYVDAVIHHGGAGITCSCLTMGRPALVIPQGFDQPDNAQRVVELGAGIRLNPRHLTQKTLCQAVENLLQNPTYQEQTRRLSEAIAGHYSPVENAVAIIETVGRTHQPLYRTSTPLSCHTWSSVMTSRVNA